A genomic stretch from Falco naumanni isolate bFalNau1 chromosome 8, bFalNau1.pat, whole genome shotgun sequence includes:
- the DRD1 gene encoding D(1A) dopamine receptor, whose amino-acid sequence MTWNDTTMDGEGLLVERDSSFRILTGCFLSLLILSTLLGNTLVCAAVIRFRHLRSKVTNFFVISLAVSDLLVAVLVMPWKAVAEIAGFWPFGSFCNIWVAFDIMCSTASILNLCVISVDRYWAISSPFRYERKMTPKAAFIMISVAWTLSVLISFIPVQLNWHKATTTSFLDLNASLQGISMDNCDSSLNRMYAISSSLISFYIPVAIMIVTYTRIYRIAQKQIRRISALERAAVHAKNCQNTSGNRSSMDCQQPESNFKMSFKRETKVLKTLSVIMGVFVCCWLPFFVLNCMIPFCEPTQPSKGAEAFCINSTTFDVFVWFGWANSSLNPIIYAFNADFRKAFSTLLGCYRLCPMSGNAIETVSINNNGAVVFSSQHEPKGSSPKESNLVYLIPHAIMCPEEEPLKKEEEGELSKTLEKMSPALSGILDYEADVSLEKINPITQNGQHKT is encoded by the coding sequence ATGACTTGGAACGACACCACTATGGATGGGGAAGGGTTGCTGGTGGAAAGGGACTCTTCCTTTCGGATCCTCACAGGCTGCTTCCTCTCGCTCCTCATCCTCTCCACGCTGCTGGGAAACACGCTGGTCTGTGCAGCTGTCATTAGGTTTCGCCACCTCAGGTCCAAGGTGACCAACTTCTTTGTCATCTCCTTGGCCGTGTCAGATCTCTTAGTGGCAGTTTTGGTCATGCCTTGGAAAGCTGTGGCTGAGATCGCTGGTTTCTGGCCTTTTGGTTCATTTTGCAACATCTGGGTGGCCTTTGATATTATGTGCTCAACAGCTTCCATCCTAAACCTCTGCGTCATTAGTGTGGACAGATACTGGGCCATCTCCAGCCCGTTTAGGTATGAGAGGAAGATGACCCCCAAGGCAGCCTTCATCATGATCAGCGTGGCGTGGACTTTGTCTGTGTTGATTTCCTTCATCCCTGTGCAGCTGAACTGGCACAAGGCTACAACCACAAGCTTTTTGGACCTAAATGCCAGTTTACAAGGTATAAGCATGGACAACTGTGATTCTAGCCTAAACAGGATGTATGCCATCTCCTCTTCTCTAATTAGCTTCTATATACCTGTGGCCATCATGATAGTAACTTACACGAGGATATACCGGATTGCTCAGAAGCAAATACGACGCATCTCAGCTTTGGAGAGAGCAGCAGTGCATGCCAAGAACTGCCAGAACACGAGTGGCAACAGAAGCAGTATGGACTGCCAGCAACCAGAGAGCAACTTCAAAATGTCCTTCAAGAGGGAAACGAAGGTTTTAAAGACTTTGTCGGTGATCATGGGGGTGTTTGTGTGCTGCTGGTTGCCATTTTTTGTATTGAACTGCATGATTCCCTTTTGCGAGCCTACCCAGCCATCCAAGGGAGCAGAAGCTTTCTGCATTAATTCCACCACCTTTGATGTTTTCGTTTGGTTTGGATGGGCTAATTCTTCCCTCAACCCCATCATTTATGCCTTCAATGCTGATTTCCGCAAGGCATTTTCAACCCTGCTGGGATGCTACAGGCTCTGCCCTATGTCCGGCAATGCTATAGAGACTGTTAGTATTAACAATAACGGAGCAGTTGTTTTTTCGAGCCAACATGAGCCCAAAGGGTCCAGCCCCAAAGAGTCTAATCTGGTTTATCTGATTCCACATGCAATTATGTGTCCAGAAGAAGAACCTctcaaaaaggaagaagagggggaACTATCTAAGACCTTGGAGAAAATGTCTCCAGCACTGTCGGGTATCTTGGATTATGAAGCTGatgtttctttggaaaagatCAACCCCATTACACAAAATGGGCAGCATAAAACCTGA